The genomic window AAGCCTCACCACCACGTCTCCGCAGGTTACCGTGGCCTGCCCGGAACTTGCCACCCATTGCAGGGTCCAGCCCAGGGCCTCGCCCACGTGGCGAACGGGCAGAAAGACCCGCCCCTCGCGTACCACCGGCGCGCAGTCGATCGTCTGGTAGGTACCGTTCACCCACCGGCCGGCGGTGCCCACCACCAGGCGCACGCTCTTGCCGGAGGTAGCGCTTCCACCTGAGGTGCCGCT from Clostridia bacterium includes these protein-coding regions:
- a CDS encoding copper amine oxidase N-terminal domain-containing protein — encoded protein: SGTSGGSATSGKSVRLVVGTAGRWVNGTYQTIDCAPVVREGRVFLPVRHVGEALGWTLQWVASSGQATVTCGDVVVRLYVGRSSADVSRDGGKTWQITLIDPDNRKVAPYLDGNRVMLPLRFVSASLGAKVTWDAKTKAVTVSQ